The Micromonospora krabiensis genome window below encodes:
- a CDS encoding CoA-binding protein: MRTAHQILADAAVIAVVGASRDPLKAAHRVPLQMQRHGWRIIPVNPTVDELFGEPAYPSLADIPHPVDLVDVFRPAEDAVDVVRQAVEIGAPAVWLQLGIVSAEARRIATEAGIDYVEDRCLIVERAAAGLTRLG, from the coding sequence GTGCGTACCGCTCATCAGATCCTCGCCGACGCCGCCGTGATCGCGGTCGTGGGCGCGTCCCGCGACCCGCTCAAGGCCGCGCACCGTGTGCCGTTGCAGATGCAGCGGCACGGCTGGCGGATCATCCCGGTCAACCCGACGGTCGACGAACTGTTCGGCGAGCCCGCCTACCCGTCCCTGGCCGACATCCCGCACCCGGTCGACCTGGTCGACGTGTTCCGGCCGGCCGAGGACGCGGTCGACGTGGTCCGGCAGGCGGTGGAGATCGGCGCACCGGCGGTCTGGCTGCAGCTCGGCATCGTCTCGGCCGAGGCCCGGCGGATCGCCACGGAGGCGGGCATCGACTACGTCGAGGACCGCTGCCTCATCGTGGAGCGGGCCGCCGCCGGCCTGACCCGGCTGGGCTGA
- a CDS encoding thiol-disulfide oxidoreductase DCC family protein: MERSTFVYDGDCAFCTRCAEFIERHIPTSARVVPWQFADLAALGLTEDECEQAVQWVGADGVRAAGPDAIARLLGHSGPIWRVAGAGLRFPPVRAAAWPAYRWVARNRHRLPGGTAACAVPAARRD, encoded by the coding sequence ATGGAGAGGTCGACGTTCGTCTACGACGGGGACTGCGCGTTCTGCACCCGCTGCGCCGAGTTCATCGAGCGACACATCCCCACCTCGGCGCGGGTGGTGCCGTGGCAGTTCGCCGACCTGGCCGCCCTGGGGCTGACCGAGGACGAGTGCGAGCAGGCCGTGCAGTGGGTGGGCGCCGACGGCGTACGAGCGGCCGGCCCCGACGCCATCGCTCGGCTGCTGGGCCACAGCGGGCCGATCTGGCGGGTGGCCGGGGCGGGGCTGCGGTTCCCACCGGTGCGCGCGGCCGCCTGGCCGGCGTACCGCTGGGTGGCCCGAAACCGCCACCGGCTCCCCGGTGGCACCGCCGCCTGTGCCGTGCCCGCGGCGCGTCGGGACTGA
- a CDS encoding cellulose binding domain-containing protein, translating into MIILLDRVVALGESARRALTGRGDGSTVFRVAVLASLAMLVATAIPVVVVLRTPERLAPVALDPPPGPAAPAAPEPGTPGAQAQPARSARPTPNPHPSTTAPTSAPPPTSGGPATSSAPATVPLRADFAIADSALLSYGAAVTIGNPGAAPVPNWKLVVTLPRESLDVTSVTGARASRDGATWTFVPDGTAGRVPGQGSVRVTFRVAGAPISAAPTGCTIDGAPCAGLAD; encoded by the coding sequence GTGATCATCCTGCTCGACCGGGTCGTCGCACTGGGCGAGTCGGCCCGACGCGCCCTCACCGGTCGGGGTGACGGCTCGACGGTCTTCCGGGTCGCCGTCCTCGCGTCCCTGGCGATGCTGGTCGCCACAGCGATCCCCGTCGTCGTGGTGCTGCGGACACCGGAGCGGCTCGCTCCGGTGGCCCTCGACCCGCCGCCCGGTCCCGCCGCGCCGGCCGCACCCGAACCGGGCACCCCGGGCGCCCAGGCCCAGCCGGCCCGGTCCGCCCGGCCCACCCCGAACCCGCACCCCAGCACGACCGCACCCACCAGCGCACCACCGCCCACCAGCGGCGGGCCGGCCACCTCGTCCGCGCCGGCGACGGTGCCGCTGCGGGCCGACTTCGCCATCGCGGACAGCGCGCTGCTCAGCTACGGCGCCGCGGTCACCATCGGCAATCCCGGTGCGGCCCCCGTGCCGAACTGGAAGCTGGTCGTCACCCTGCCCCGCGAGTCGCTGGACGTCACCTCGGTGACCGGCGCGCGGGCCAGCCGCGACGGCGCCACCTGGACCTTCGTGCCCGACGGCACGGCCGGCCGGGTGCCCGGCCAGGGATCGGTCCGGGTGACGTTCCGCGTGGCGGGCGCACCGATCAGCGCCGCTCCCACCGGCTGCACGATCGACGGCGCCCCCTGCGCCGGCCTGGCCGACTGA
- a CDS encoding acyl-CoA dehydrogenase family protein, with product MARLAQTPGLTDVQQSILETVREFADKEIIPHAQRLEHADEYPTDILDGMREMGLFGLTIDEEYGGLGESLLTYALVVEQLSRGWMSISGIVNTHFIVAYLISQHGSAEQKSRLLPRMATGEVRGAFSMSEPECGSDVSAIKSRAVRDGDSYVLNGQKMWLTNGAYSSVVATLVKTDTGADSVYGNMSTFLLEKEPGFGETAPGLTIPGKIDKMGYKGVETTEMVLDGVTVPESAILGGPEKVGRGFYQMMDGIEVGRVNVAARACGISIRAFELAVAYAQQRRTFGQPLARHQAIAFKLAEMGTKIEAAHALMVNAARLKDAGQRNDVEAGMAKLLASEYCAEVVQEAFRIHGGYGYSKEYEIERLMREAPFLLIGEGTSEIQKTIISRGLLKEYKL from the coding sequence ATGGCCCGACTCGCCCAGACGCCCGGCCTGACCGACGTGCAGCAGTCGATCCTGGAGACCGTCCGGGAGTTCGCCGACAAGGAGATCATCCCGCACGCGCAGCGGCTGGAGCACGCCGACGAGTACCCCACCGACATCCTCGACGGAATGCGCGAGATGGGCCTGTTCGGTCTCACGATCGACGAGGAGTACGGCGGCCTCGGCGAGTCCCTGCTGACCTACGCCCTCGTGGTCGAGCAGCTGTCTCGGGGCTGGATGTCGATCTCCGGCATCGTCAACACGCACTTCATCGTGGCCTACCTGATTTCCCAGCACGGCTCCGCCGAGCAGAAGAGCCGGCTGCTCCCGCGGATGGCCACCGGCGAGGTGCGGGGCGCCTTCTCCATGTCCGAGCCGGAGTGTGGGTCCGACGTCTCGGCGATCAAGTCCCGGGCCGTCCGCGACGGCGACAGCTACGTGCTCAACGGCCAGAAGATGTGGTTGACCAACGGGGCGTACTCGTCGGTGGTGGCCACTCTGGTCAAGACCGACACCGGCGCCGACTCGGTCTACGGCAACATGAGCACCTTCCTGCTGGAGAAGGAGCCGGGCTTCGGTGAGACCGCACCCGGCCTCACCATCCCCGGCAAGATCGACAAGATGGGTTACAAGGGCGTCGAGACCACCGAGATGGTGCTCGACGGGGTCACCGTCCCGGAGTCGGCGATCCTCGGCGGGCCCGAGAAGGTCGGCCGTGGCTTCTACCAGATGATGGACGGCATTGAGGTCGGCCGCGTCAACGTCGCCGCCCGCGCCTGCGGCATCTCCATCCGGGCCTTCGAGTTGGCGGTGGCCTACGCCCAGCAGCGCCGCACCTTCGGCCAGCCCCTCGCGCGGCATCAGGCCATCGCGTTCAAGCTCGCCGAGATGGGTACGAAGATCGAGGCCGCGCACGCCCTCATGGTCAACGCCGCCCGGCTGAAGGACGCCGGCCAGCGCAACGACGTCGAGGCCGGGATGGCCAAGCTGCTCGCGTCGGAGTACTGCGCCGAGGTCGTGCAGGAGGCGTTCCGCATCCACGGCGGCTACGGCTACTCCAAGGAGTACGAGATCGAGCGCCTGATGCGCGAGGCCCCGTTCCTGCTGATCGGCGAGGGCACCTCGGAGATCCAGAAGACCATCATCTCGCGCGGTCTGCTCAAGGAGTACAAGCTCTGA
- a CDS encoding Rv2578c family radical SAM protein yields the protein MRWDNLTAPPVEGVPERAAPATPPLPLALPDATVRTFDTPGFAGMTFYEVRAKSIINRVPGASRVPFEWTINPYRGCSHACLYCFARNTHTYLDLDAGADFDRKVIVKVNAGELVRRELAAPRWRGAHVAMGTNVDCYQRAEGRYQLMPQIIAALRDFANPFSILTKGTLILRDLPLLRQAAEVTRVGVSFSVGFVEERLWRAVEPGTPSPRRRLDAVRALTDAGFAVGVLMAPILPGLSDNDESIDATVAAIAAAGATSVTPLALHLRPGAREWYARWLGREFPHLVPRYRELYGAGSYAPQTYQRELTARVRIAARRHGLLRGERGDNRDLSEPPPPPASEQLTLL from the coding sequence ATGCGCTGGGACAACCTCACCGCTCCCCCGGTCGAGGGAGTTCCCGAGCGGGCAGCGCCAGCGACGCCACCCCTGCCGCTGGCGCTGCCCGACGCCACCGTTCGCACCTTCGACACCCCCGGCTTCGCGGGCATGACGTTCTACGAGGTGCGAGCCAAGTCGATCATCAATCGGGTGCCGGGCGCCTCGCGCGTCCCGTTCGAGTGGACGATCAACCCCTACCGAGGCTGCAGTCATGCCTGCCTCTACTGCTTCGCGAGAAACACTCACACTTATCTCGATCTTGACGCGGGGGCGGACTTCGACCGGAAGGTAATCGTCAAGGTCAACGCGGGCGAGCTGGTGCGCCGGGAGCTGGCCGCGCCGCGCTGGCGCGGCGCGCACGTGGCGATGGGCACCAACGTCGACTGCTACCAGCGGGCCGAGGGGCGCTACCAGCTGATGCCGCAGATCATCGCGGCGCTGCGCGACTTCGCCAACCCGTTCTCGATCCTCACCAAGGGCACGTTGATCCTGCGCGACCTGCCGCTGCTGCGTCAGGCCGCCGAGGTCACCCGGGTCGGCGTCTCCTTCTCGGTGGGCTTCGTCGAGGAGCGGCTCTGGCGCGCCGTCGAGCCCGGCACCCCGAGCCCGCGCCGACGGCTCGACGCGGTCCGGGCGCTCACCGACGCGGGCTTCGCGGTCGGCGTGTTGATGGCGCCGATCCTGCCCGGCCTCAGCGACAACGACGAGTCGATCGACGCCACCGTCGCCGCGATCGCCGCCGCGGGTGCCACCAGCGTGACGCCGCTCGCCCTGCACCTGCGCCCCGGCGCCCGGGAGTGGTACGCGCGCTGGCTCGGTCGCGAGTTCCCACACCTCGTGCCGCGCTACCGCGAACTCTACGGGGCCGGCTCCTACGCACCACAGACCTACCAGCGCGAACTCACCGCCCGGGTGCGGATCGCCGCCCGCCGGCACGGCCTGCTTCGCGGCGAGCGCGGCGACAACCGAGACCTCTCGGAGCCGCCACCGCCCCCGGCCAGCGAGCAGCTGACCCTGCTGTGA
- a CDS encoding DUF4190 domain-containing protein, translating into MTNPPPSGPPDPSGSEQSPSPYEPPRGDQPPSPYEPPRAEPPSPYEPSGDEAPPSPYEPSGERSPYAPPPGGSPFGQPGGYPPGSQWGQQPPYAPQGPYGQYGPPPPVGPGSPTNVLAILSLIFAFVFPPAGAVLGHLAKRQLKTSGEAGDQLATWGLILGYVFTGLGLLVCCGWIALLAFAGTDGSGTGY; encoded by the coding sequence GTGACCAACCCGCCGCCGTCCGGACCACCCGACCCGTCCGGCTCCGAACAATCGCCGTCGCCGTACGAGCCGCCGCGCGGCGACCAGCCGCCCTCGCCGTACGAGCCGCCGCGCGCCGAGCCGCCGTCGCCGTACGAGCCGTCGGGCGACGAGGCACCCCCGTCGCCGTACGAGCCGTCGGGCGAGCGGTCCCCCTACGCGCCACCTCCGGGCGGTTCGCCGTTCGGCCAGCCGGGCGGCTACCCGCCGGGCTCCCAGTGGGGGCAGCAGCCGCCGTACGCCCCGCAGGGGCCCTACGGACAGTACGGCCCGCCGCCGCCGGTCGGGCCCGGGAGCCCGACGAACGTGCTGGCCATCCTGTCGTTGATCTTCGCGTTCGTCTTCCCGCCCGCCGGTGCGGTGCTCGGTCACCTGGCCAAGCGGCAGCTGAAGACCAGCGGCGAGGCCGGCGACCAGCTCGCCACCTGGGGCCTCATCCTCGGCTACGTGTTCACCGGCCTGGGTCTGTTGGTCTGCTGCGGCTGGATCGCCCTGCTGGCGTTCGCGGGAACCGACGGCAGCGGCACCGGCTACTGA